TATTTTTATAAGGCTTATTCTTTGTGCTTTTGATGACAATGAtgaagggtaaaaaaaaacaccaccatTCGAGTCTGAGAGGAGGAACTCTACATAAACACCATGAGGCTCTAGTTTGACTGAGCCTGACTCGTCCTCTTCTCCAGTTTGATCCAGATGCCCTTCTCTGGTCGGAGGATCAGCTCGCCGATCGGCTGAAGATCCTCTCGTTTCTGACAAGCTTCCACGCTGAAGCGCCGCAGAATGGATGACAAAACCACCTTCTCCTCCATAATTGCAAAACGCTGACCTGAggacacaaacattaaacagcCTCTCTCAAATCAAAGTATGTatagaaatatgtattttatttttgaccaATCTTTATTAAGAGCATGGTCTTTTAGTTTGAGAAGAGGAGTTATTGATTTCAAGTTCAGATTGTGaaatgctttcactcaaaaccctgcaaTCACACTCACATAGGCCCTTCTTGTGCTtggatttgctctgcttgtgctctaATTGTGCGCATGCACtcagatatttagttttttatctttAGCGTGGCTTTATTTGAAATTATATTTCTATTCTATTGTCTATTCTAgtttcttgaaaagctctacaCGAATAAAAATGtactattatgttttcatctgagtgcaagtttgagcacaagcagaagcAAATCTAAGTATAAGCAGGGGCTATTTGAGTGTGAGCACAGGGTCTTGAGTGAcagcattaaaaaaatctaaacgtGGAATCAACAAGTCCCactctcaaactgaaagtcCTTGCTCATGAatagagaaaaaaattataatatcaaGAATCAAAACAAAGGCAGTTACTTAGTAAATAACTCTTTCATCTTCTTACCGATACAGTTGCGGAGTCCAGCGGAGAAGGGGATGTACGCGTATGGAGGCCGTCCGACCGAATTCTCAGGCAGGAAGCGCTCGGGCCTGAACTCCTCGGGTTCGGGGAAGTATCGCGGGTCTCGGTGAAGAGCGTACGTGACGATGATTGCGTTGGCACCTTGGGGAATCTTGAAGCCATCtacaagtaaaaacaaaacgtgATTAAGAAAACTGACGTAAGATGTCCAAATACGAGAGGAAGGAATTAATTTTTAAATCCTATTTTTCATAAACTTCAGTAAAGTTTTTGTTAAGGATGCTATGAAACATTGTAATCACAAAATTAGTtgctgtgtggggggggggaatgtttcAAGTAATGACGCCATATGATTTCACAGAAACTGAGCCCTTAAACTTTACTTCAGAGATATAACAGCCACTGAATTGTGTAGgatgaattttttttaagaatacagattcaaaataaaagacacaaatattgtccACGTTGACATATCAACAAAACAAGTAtagaaacacagattttttttttttcaatgatttcaTCTGAGCTCGGGCGTTCCAAACTCACCATTTCTTTTCAGACTAAATTCTCAAATTACTTTTTAACCAAATAATTTCAACAAGAACTGGCTTTCCATCAACAAACTCACAATGCTCAGCTACcaaattacattttgaaatccacattatattatttatttcataaacagcatgaaataaataatataacaaaTGAAAGTTTCATAGTGATACTCACTGATGTGGCAGTCCTCACAGATGCGCCGGGCGAAGAAAGGCACAGAGGGAAACAGTCGCAGGGCCTCCTTGATCACACACTCCAGGTATTTCAGCTTCTTCAGGTCCTCGGCGTTCGCGGCCCGCTCAGATGTACCTTTGCACATTAAACAGGAAATACTGTTAAagtgcaatatatatatatataaacaaaacaaagtcagACAGCTGTTAATTACTTTAAGCTCAAGTTTCCTGTTCTTGACCTTTCTCCTACTTTAATGTGCTCTTGCCTCCAAGATAGATAAGAGTATAGAAGTACTACACCCTATGTATATATTGTGTTGAGGTGATAAGACCCAAGTTCAAGGGCAGTAATCTAAAGTGCATGGTGCAGGGGCATCAAACCCACTTTCACCAGTTTAACAATAGAGTTTTCCAAGTGGTCGAAAAGTCGAGGGTGTGTAACATTCAGTGGACCAATCAGAGCGCCTTATTCCATTCCCTTTATGACCCAAGCGTGCATGCACCCGATTGCTAGAGAGAAAACGACATGTAACCGCCTATAGGCATGTGACACTCtctagataataaataataagcaGTAAAATACAGCGCTGTTTATAACAATTTTTAAGGCGAGTTTACAAATAATTTAAAGTCAAGGGGAAAATTCATTTAAGTAAGTTGATTGTACTTTCAGATAaactaatgatttatttttggaTCAGTCTGGAAGTAGCAAAGACAATAGCATCTACTGTAACTCTACACCGCTTCGCATCAGTGTAATATTAGGCCACATCACTGCAGTCAGTTTTATAGCTTTTCTTGGAGGAACTAAATTCTCAAGCTGTTATGGGGAAAAGGCCAAAGCTTGCCTCATGGAAAATGTTCTGATAAATCTACAGAGGAGTGGAAGCAATTCATTTTTTCTTGACATGTTTTATAGAGCTATTATCCCAGTGTGAAAAAATCCCTTAACCTGTACAGAGCAAAGGAGACCAAAGGCCTCCGGgcaggaaaacacaaatgatgtCATGAAGAAGATGTAACTGTTACCGAACACTTCCTGCAGCTCTTGCTGAACTTTGCTGAGCGCCTCAGGGTGGGAGCCCAGCAGATGTAGGCACCAGTTCATGGAGGCGGCTGTGGTGTCATGACCCTGCAAAAATAAAGATAGAACGAGTTACAGCCTTGTCATGTTATCACGTCATGAAGATGTCGTGGTCATTACATAAACAACGAATCCACATGTCAAACAGATGATAATATATCCATCTGGAGTTTCAGGTTCTGCATTCACACTCATTTGATCATTTTGACGTTGTATTTTGATCGTGCAAGATATTAATTGGTGCACctgaaatacttttttctcCAGTTTCCTTTGTGACCACTGACCTCGAACATGAAGGTGTCCACTTCCTCTTGAATGTCCTGGTGGCTCATCTTGTTACCGTCCTCATCTTCGGTCTTCAAGAGCATGTCCAAGAAAGCCTGGCGTTTCTTTTTGCCGTTCTCAGGTTTGCTGTCTGGCTCGGCCGAGGAAATGTTCTCTGCTCTTTCATGGATCACCTGAGAAGAGAATTCAACAAAGCGTTATTCTGATATTGTTCAtctacagaaataaaaaaagaatgtcaacCCATTATTCCATTACTCACTTTGTTTGTAAAAGAGTGCAGAATCTTGAGATTCTTGTCGTGCTCCCGACCTTCACCAAAGAAGTTGTACACAATGTCCGACCAGAACCAAGGCTTCCTCTGTCTGCGGCTGACGACGTCACTCATTCTGAATGTGCACCCAAGAAGGTCATGTTAAAGATGACAGATATTAAAGCAAAGTATCAGATAATTTATGAATTAGAACGGAAATGAAAACCACTCACTTGTACACACTTTCAACATATTCTGAATTCGAGTTGCTCTGGGCGTAGATTTTCTTTCCCATTGCAGTTTCTGAAATAACATTGTTGAAAGAAAAGGACAAATCCAGCTTAAGATCCTTGTCCTTTCTCGTTAATACGCTTTATACGAGGTTAAAGGACAATTCAATAAGTTCATTTTCCGTCCACCCACCACAGATAATGTCCAGAGCGCAGAGAGTGACGTGGCTGAAGCAGTTGAAGGAGCCTTTCCCGGCCtgtttctccagcttctccacCAGGACCTCCGCCTGCTCGTTCATCACCTCCAAGAAGTCTGTCAGGATGGAGAAGTGGAAGGTGGGCGTCAGCATCTTCCGCCGCTGACGCCACTTCTTCCCGGTGCTGAAAGGAAGAGGACAACAGATCAAAATGGGTTTGAGGTTTGAGAGAGAACACAAGGAACATTGGATATATTCCTCGTAAAAAACTGCAAAAAGATGCGAGAAGGCCAAATTAACTTAATGAATTTagtgaaatgaaatgtgaacattgcagagaataatttataatttctTAGTGACCTCAGTTAAGGGATAATTTTCAAGTATTAAACTTGTAAACCTGAACATGAGCAGAATATCTCATCTTCTTCAACATTGTTAGGTACATACCTGGTAAGAAGGCCAGTTCCAAGCCAAGGGTGGAGGAATTCATATATATAAGCTTTTTCCATATGGGTTGAGTTATTCAGGAGTGTCTACaaacaaaatgtcatattttaatTGGGAAAACATATAGCACAAGATCAGGAAAATGTATATTACTGTCGTTATTACAGTTGGGCCATTCAATAGATGTATTCATAGTTACTTATCAACCATATCTTAGAGTGTAGCCATTGATTGCTTCCTTTAAGTCAATACATGGGGAGGTTGGGTTTTACTACTGGAATACTCAGTTGTAGCAGTTATGAACAATACAGTGGCTGCAGGCTGAGCATCAGCAGAGCTCCAAATTCAACAAGGTGACAAGTTGTCATTTAACGTGTGAGTTGttgacatcctctgcccatGACACTCGACTAATGTGATgagaaagtataaaaaaaatggaaaacactACTCAGGACGGACAGAGGTGCAACAGAAGCTGCGTGtaacagcacatcaacaaaacatCTATATTAAAAGACAGTGTCTAACATGAATGGGCAGGTGTATCATCGTTTAAAGCTTATTATAACCCCCAAAAAGTGACATATTTAGAGAAATATAAGATAAGGCGTGTGGACCACTGTACAAACCATGTGGTGGATCATCATACCTCAACAGTGTTCGCGTGATACAGGATCACGAACGGCACCGGGCCGATCCAGATCTTGAACAGAGGTTTGTCATAGAAATCACGGGTGAATTCCTCAATTTGGCGGAAGAACTCTGAAACAGAAAAACTATTGTGAACCTGAAGAAAGGGAGCATTCCAACACCGTTATGTAACTGGGCCTAATGGTCTAGCTGCCCAGCAACCAGTGCAGCCAGGCTCCTGTAGCAGCATGCTGATCGTTCTCTTACCTCCCGAACTGGATTTCAACTCCAGTGCGTTTCCGATGAAGGGGTACGTGGCCGGCAACTCGGGGATCGGCTTCATCTCGATCCATTTGTGCAGGTAACCGCTGAGCAGCTTGTAGGTGATGTAGGTGAGAGCAGCCAGGAAGACGCTGACTCCCACTAAGGGAATCATGGAGCCACCAAGTAAGGCTGCCATTCTCCAGCAGTGTATACGAACagattatgtgtatgtgtgtgtatgtgtgcatgtgtcctgTTGTGCCCTGCCTTCTTTATATAGAGGCAGTGACGCGTTGTGCTGCCTCtactcctccttccctctgatGCAAATTCAATGAAAGCTCAACAGGGTCAAGGGAAGCCCCCGCCTTCACTGCCCTGTATGGCGCCAACACAGTTTAGACAATGTTGCAGTGTGTTGAAAATGGGAATAGGAGACACGTTGCATCAGCGATAGGAGAGAGATCAAAAAGAAGAAGCTCCTCAAATGTGCAAAATCAtaagtggaatgtaaatattGTCTCAAATTATGCAACAGAGATGTTAattattcaccacatttcaGAGGAGCTGCCCTCGCACAGCCTCTGTCCCACTtattctgcctgtgtgtgtttttctttttcccaggTCAACATCCACTCAAGTCACATCTAACCTGATAAGTTACTGAGTAGCAGCCTTATCTCAGCTTTTGGCCAATCGAATTTATTTTATACTTTGAACAGGTTTCACAACAGTTATTAGAAATAACAATATTATAGAAGTTTGGggttattttttgttgttttactaTTTATTATTCCTAAAGTTATTATCATTTCACATGTATACTCAATGATGACCTCCGCCaaggtggttatgttttcacccctgtacttcggtgtggatccggatcagTGGGCAGATCCAGCAGTGGTTTTATCACTTTCTTGTGCAGattgaaataaaaatgcagATATAGtgaatttaagttttgtggtttcacaaggggactgttgagccttgggCAGTGGTATGTACTTTCTGAGAGCCATTCCAGTTGAGCACTCATTTACTGTCTATACGTTCAATATGTCATTCCAATGATGTACATAAAACAAATCTGATGATgtataattattgtttttcagcTGTCTCCTCGTTTTGAGGCCATGGGACGTCTGTGGTCCTGCAACACTGACCTGATGATACACCATCACTTCACCACCACAAACCATCAGGGTCGTTGGAGGTTTTAAGGCCATGTgctctcatgtatttttttgtatttttagtcGTTTATTTAGTGTTATTGAGTGTAAAAGACTTAAACATTTAGACTATAGcatgtttaaatatgaaaacgtgtagaaatagaaaatagaaaatcaaattaaatgatgACAACGCTATTCTCTGTAAAGAGTATTTTTGTCAGAACACTTCCAAGTTTTATTTAGTATTTGTACAGGAATGCTGTAGTTTCTCACTacaaccactagatgtcagaaTGACAATATTTAATCTGACTGAAGCAGACGATACCGCTCAGATTATAAAACTTTCAATGagtattttaatttattaaggTGCCATTGACTTTTattcaaagaagaaaacacttccTGTACCGGTGGTACTCCCCCTGTTcgagatattttttttaataaattatttacattacattgagcttgtttaaaaacaattctggagaacatttcattttgcttttagtatTTTCCTTGAACAAgcaaatattaatacaaaaaaacaccaaacaccAAATGTTATCATATatagtatatgtatatatcatatatacagtgtgtatatatacatatactatATCTGTCTTAATGACAACTACTCCATACATaattaaaaaaggacaaaataatGAGCAACTTTCAGCAATTGGATATAACCGGACAAACTTATTATTGTCTATTAAAGCAAAACGGTCAGTCCCTAAATCTGTTGGTCATGCCAAGTGCTATGAGGAGTTTCTGGCGAAAGGCCGGCACCCTGTCCTTATCCTCGGGCCAATCCAGGATACAACACGGTCGCAACATGCCCCTGCGGAGGTAGAGTGTGCGGGATAACTTGTAGtcgtgcacatcctgcaggaaGACCAGAACCACAGAGTCCCTGCTGGCCTCAATCACCTGGTGCAGTGCTTGTTGGGCTTTGAATCTGGGGAGGACAGAAGTGGGTGGGGATGCAGAGGGACAAATATGAGAGCTTACTCTGATGCAAATATACAGCActaatacaaaattaaagaaaatgtattaaatcaaAGTTTGCTTTACTGTCTACACCAGGGATCCCTGAGAAGACTTTCAGTGACGACAAACACGATTTTCCTGGACCTCTTCATGTTCTCCATGATGGACTGGAGCACCGACACCCCAGCGACTGCATCTCGATCCTCCAAATAAAACTTGCAGTTTTCATTCTCCAGGGGGACCATCTCCCTCTCCACCCATCTGGTGTCCCTCTCCGCATGTATGATGTAAGCGTCAAACTCAAATTCCCTGCCCTCTTCGACACTGGCATTGCTAAATCCCAACGTGCGACTGACCAGTACGTTCCAGTAAAACTGAATCCTCCAGCCGTGGAACCGCACCAACAGGGCTGTTACCATAAGCATCAAGACAGTGGTGCTGCTCAGTAGGTAAAGAGCATAAAATGGGGTGTTGTCTCTGCAGGAGAGGGTGTCAAAGTGCATGATTGAGTGTTTAAAGTACGCGAGTGGAGTGTTGCACATATACTGGTCGCTGAGGTCTGGCACACTGGTCGTGTTTGTGCTGTTCAACCATGTCACAAACCACAGGATGCTCTCACACGTGCAGTCAAAGGGATTTTTGTCCATGACGAGTAGGCTGAGTTTTCTCATGGGAGTTCTGAACACTTCAGGCTTCACAGCTGTGATCATGTTCTTCTGTAAACGCAAGATCTGCAGGGACTTCAGATCGTCGAACACAGAGTCCTTGAGACTGTCGAGGAGGTTGTTTGAGAGGCTTAGCTCCCTGAGGTTTGTCAAACCTCTCAGCGCCTCCTGTGGGATCTCATCCAGCCCGTTGTTGTCCATCCATAAGGTCGTCAACATCTCTGCCCCTTTAAGATACAACACCGGCCCACCTGGGTTGGCGTCCTTCCACAACCGCGCCAAGTTGTTGTGTTGGAGCTTCAGCACCTTCAGGTTCCCAAGGCCCTTTAACATACTCTCTCTGATGTTCGCGATGTTGTTGTTACTGAGATCCAGGTAGGTGAGGTTGGACAGGGACTGGAATGGCGATGGATCCAGGTTCAAGGTTGTGCTGTTCAGACTTTTCCCCAAAGTCAGGACCCTCAGATTGGGCACATTGATGAAGGAGGCGGAGTTCAGCTGGATTTTCCAGTGGTTGTTGGACAAGTGAATCTCCTGAATCTGACCCAAGCCTTCAAACTCTTTTCCATTGAGAGTTTGTTGTATGAAATTAAAATCTAGAAGAAGAGTGGTGAGGTTTCTCAAAACGGAGAAGCTTCTAGGATTTATGTGTGCCATAGCTGTTGCTGTGAGATTTAGTCTTCTGAGAGGCGATCCGGCAAGTGACAATAAGGTTTTGTCTGAGATACTTCGGAGCGATATGCAACTACACCAGCTCATATCAAGCTCTTTAAGACTCGTCAAGCCTGTAAACGTGTGTTCTGTGATTTCGCGAAGTGCAGTGTGCTGTAACATTAAACTCTCCAGGGCGCTTAACATTTGGAAAGAGAAATCGTCGATTATCGGGGTGGCAGAGGCTTGACTTTTCACCAGGGCTTTTGTCATTGTGAGTTTTGTCAAACTCTTTAGCCCCTGAAACGTGGCCTTTGTCACGTGCTTGATCTTGTTGTCGGTCAAAACTAGAGCCTGAAGTCTGGGGAGCCACCGAAACGTTCCTTCCTCTATTTTACCCAAGCTGTTCTGGGACAGATCCAGAAAGGTTAGATTTGCTTTCTGCAGCCCTTCAAAGGTCATGTTTGGGAGTGTGACCAGATTCATCTTCTGTAGAGACAAGGCATCGATGGATGTCGCCGACAGCTCCGAGCAGAGTTTGGAAAGAACATGAACGCCCATTTTGCTCCCATCCAGGATTAAAGTATGCAGCCCTGAAATGGACTGAAGGCAACCAGGCTCCAactgcaggaaaacaaaacagagatctTGCGGTGAGACgaaaaaagggaaacaaaacacaccACTGAAACCAAGGCGCTACAACAAGTCTACTTCTGGTTTGGACAGCTCAATTTCATTTCCCATTTCCAGGCTAGTTTCTTACCGTCTTCAGAGGCACGGACGAGAGATTGAGGACTTGGAGAAGGGCTGAATTTTCAAGGAAAGAGAAGTCGTCTTTCTTCAGTGCGGTGAAGTCGTTGAACGCCAGATTGAGCGTCACCAGGTTGGGCAGCTGAGGCTGAGAGCTGAGCTTGGCCGACACCAGTTTGTTCATGGAAACATCAAGAGATTTCAGATTCTGAAAGGTGAATAAAGACAAAACAGTTACTGAACTGAATTGAATCCCCGAAAAGTGACCCATTGGTGTTATGGAACCTGTACCTTTAGTGCGGAGAAGGGCTCCCCCTGTAGCTTGAGCCTATTACTCGCCATATTCAACCATATCAGGCTCGTACAGTGACTCAGATCCGCCTCCTTCAGCAGGTGCACTTCGTTGTGTTTGGTGTTCAGCGTCTGCAGGAGCGGCAGCGTCTGGCACAAACCCTCGTCCAGCTTGGTGACACTGTTGTAGCTGACGTCGAGGTGGAGGAGCCCCTGGTAGGGGCTGAGGGACGCAGGGGGAATCTTCAACAGTCGGTTGTGGGACATGTCCAGGCTGGAGATGTTCCCCGGCAGGTAAGGAGGGATGGCACTGAGGCTGAGGTGGCTGCAGTCCGCTCTGCCGTCTTGCACTTGGCAGGACGTCTTCTTCTGATAGGCCAAGCAATGCTGCGGCCTCGTCAGAAAATAGCATCCGATGACGATCCATGTGAAGTGGAGGGAACGAGGGGAACACATTGCTTCAAAAACCTATGGAAAGAATAGAGTCAAATCTCAAGACAGCACAATATGAACAATCAAGACATTGTCCTATCTTAAAGTGAatcactgtaaaaacaaaagtttgaaataacTCGACTTAGTCTGATTTCTAGTGAACAAAGTATATTGAATGGCTTTGTGACTCAGCTAAATATTTGCCACCTCTCATCTTTCTTCATGTGACATCCTACAGGTGGATTGAAATGGGTGGATTGATACAGGTGGATTGAAATGATGTGATATGTCTGATTGAATATAGTATAATAATGGCACGTCTATATTAGAGAGGTTTGCATTGGAATCGGATCTGATGTTTTTGCAAATGATCGGTCCAAACCTGACCCGACCAGGCTTCATGAAGACAAATCAgaacaaacaataataatttggCACAACTGTAGGAGATATTTCTTCGTAACATATTATTTGATGTGGCCTAAAAATTCCCCAATAAACCTAATGCAGTAAGTTGCTGTGCAATTTTGAGTTTCCCGAACCTTCTAATTTCTGCAGTGTGTGGCAAACATGCTATTAAACAGTGAGCAGAGACAAAACACCACGAGACAATATGATGTGAATCCAGTATTCACTCTTCTTTcagctcattttttttttagattagattagattagattaaactttattgtcattgcacagtacaagtacaacgAAATGCACTCTGAACCGACTCCAACCCACAGAGGGATATCCGGCTTTATAGCAACGACAAGCTCGGCTCACCTGCTAGTCTGCTGTTTGCTGCTGGTCTGGTTATTCAGGTTCACTAAATCTCCTGGCTGCATCATCTGACACTTTACACACTGACTTCCTTTATTAGTGAGGTGCAACTTTAATATGCAGCAATGTCAATTTAAATTCCAAAGacttatcattattataattatgacaCAGAATATATCGTTACAATAGGATAGTGATAGCACATAATCACCTCAATTTTGTACACACTATGACTGGGTTATATTTAGTGCCTGCAGATTTCTTACCCAATGTTCCCTCTGCATATTGCATCAATGCTTCATAGACTTCAAATAGGGACTCATGTATTTCCAGCTTCAATAACTCTGCTGCTGGTCATTGAGGAAGAGTCTCAGCTGCTTGTGAAGCTAACCGCAGCAGAACAGGAATATAAGGAAATGAGGCAGTGGACGCTCCGGTTTCACTTCCACATCAGGAGAAAGCTGGAGAATCATTAACTGTTTCATGTAAGAGGCTCAGAAGGCTTTTGGGAAGTCAGAATAAAATCCATACTAGACAGGAAGCGTTGTAATGAAGttgttatttaatgttattAAACACGCATACCCGTTCCTATGATCAAAATGGCTCCGGACATTAGGAGGTGGCAACACGTTGTAAACAGGCTGTGGCACATTAAGATTTGGGGATTCTACCGTAATGTATGTTATACGGGGGAAGGTTGATATCAAACCAATTACATTCTTTTATATCTGCTGTCAAAGGATTGATTTAAATTGTCAGTTTAATCATAGTAGTCTACAATGGTTGATAAAGATTTCAATACGTCAAAACATTGGGTAAATTTGTGTTTAAATCAAAGTGAAGCCTGTGTTGGACAATTACCGTAATTGTACAAATAGAGTTGCAATACATTTATGAGGAAATAGAAACTCAGTAGAGACCACGCCTCTGTCAAGGTCCAGCAGtgtcaatataaaacaaaataaaaaatcactggatccagatttttatttggttaGGCAACACATTTTTCACACTGATATTTATCAGTCTTTTGAAAAAGTCAGTAAATTAATCTCTcggaaatcatttaaaaattatACTATAGCTATACTATAGTATATTGAATTTGAGATGTTTGGAGAGCAACTATTGGTGAACAGTAGCTTCAAAACCCTGACAGTGGACAACAGCATAAATTACTCACCATTGTGTTTGAGTTTGCAATATTTTGTATTGAAATTATAGAAACGTGTCTCAAACAGTGCATCCACATAAGCAAAATGTTTTATACATTAAATACCATGTTATTATAATACTTCCACTTGGTGTGTAGTTAACTTGGGCCTGTAAGTTTCATTATATTTGCCAAAGAATATGTGGTTATTTCATTGTTTGATCAGGATCAGAACAAAGTTTGTATTTATCAGCACAGCGATATAGTACTGATTCTGTCCTGGGTGGGAACAGTGGGCTGTACCTGGTCCTTCtctctcatcatcaccacctttctgtctttttctcttggACTTGACTTCAGCCTCTTGTGCCTTTCCAAAGAAAAGTCTGTCTGAAGAAATCTCTTCATTTTAGTCTGTCTCAGTGAAGAAACACAAGTGttacacaacacagagagagaaatgaacagACGTCTCCCCTGAACGGTCCCGACTCTGGTCCGGAGGTAAAGCACGAAAGGTCAACACTACTTTACCTTGTATAGTTAAGAGAAGATGATCCACTCCATGGCCTCCACTCACTCACCCACCGctgccacatacacacacacacaagcaatggCTGTGATCATCAGACAAAGGAGCACATACTATTTTGCATAATTTATTTTTAGGCagttaaatcagttttttggggggtgtttgtgctgctgtggtTGAACTTGTCTTCAGGTCATGACGTTCCACCCATTTAGCAAAACAAGCTGCAAGTACTTCACAATGATCTGAAATATCAAGTCCTCCCATCCAAAGATTATATGCTCAAGGTTTTACCGGCTGATAAAATTCCAAAGCATAAATGAGCATGCCCATAAAGTGTAGGTGATTTATGGATCTGTAATGATCCGTGTTTAAACAATGGGCTGTAACAGATGAATAGATGAGATACGTTCAGTGTGAAATGGCTTGAGAAATGAATTCTGGAGGCCAGAAACACATGAAGTCACATCTGAGTATGAAAGTTGACTcatccaaataaaatgtgaccaGTAAGTTTTCTGTTCTAAGAAGAACAGCGGCTTTAAAACCTAATGGTTCAGAGTTTCTGTTCTTAGCAGAATAAAGAGACTGATTCACTCAcctgtgtttcctttagaaCACACTCTGCAACAATCTGCAGAAATGAGGGAATCCCCCGAAAACGCCCAGACATTGCTTCaaacgtgtatgtgtgtgtgtgtgtgtgtgtgtgtgtgtgtctgtgtgtagttcCGATatgactcatgttgtggggaacTAAATCTTTTTACACATTCACATTAAGGGACTTTTTTACGAGGACAAAAAGCCAGTCCCCATAACGTAAATCACAATTTCAAGTTGGAAGACTTGTTTTAAGGTTAGATTTAGGTctatgttagggttaggtgaaggGTGAGCATTAGTCAAGTTGTAACTAAGGTCAAGGTTAGAGTAATAGTCCATGATAGTCAATTTAATATCATTCAAAGTGTGTCTACATTTAGAGACCAACTTCAGACTAAATAAAAGTTGTTGGGCACACATTGTTTGATTAGGGACAAAGCCTCCATATTAAAACATG
This is a stretch of genomic DNA from Pleuronectes platessa chromosome 3, fPlePla1.1, whole genome shotgun sequence. It encodes these proteins:
- the tlr3 gene encoding toll-like receptor 3 isoform X2 codes for the protein MMREKDQVFEAMCSPRSLHFTWIVIGCYFLTRPQHCLAYQKKTSCQVQDGRADCSHLSLSAIPPYLPGNISSLDMSHNRLLKIPPASLSPYQGLLHLDVSYNSVTKLDEGLCQTLPLLQTLNTKHNEVHLLKEADLSHCTSLIWLNMASNRLKLQGEPFSALKNLKSLDVSMNKLVSAKLSSQPQLPNLVTLNLAFNDFTALKKDDFSFLENSALLQVLNLSSVPLKTLEPGCLQSISGLHTLILDGSKMGVHVLSKLCSELSATSIDALSLQKMNLVTLPNMTFEGLQKANLTFLDLSQNSLGKIEEGTFRWLPRLQALVLTDNKIKHVTKATFQGLKSLTKLTMTKALVKSQASATPIIDDFSFQMLSALESLMLQHTALREITEHTFTGLTSLKELDMSWCSCISLRSISDKTLLSLAGSPLRRLNLTATAMAHINPRSFSVLRNLTTLLLDFNFIQQTLNGKEFEGLGQIQEIHLSNNHWKIQLNSASFINVPNLRVLTLGKSLNSTTLNLDPSPFQSLSNLTYLDLSNNNIANIRESMLKGLGNLKVLKLQHNNLARLWKDANPGGPVLYLKGAEMLTTLWMDNNGLDEIPQEALRGLTNLRELSLSNNLLDSLKDSVFDDLKSLQILRLQKNMITAVKPEVFRTPMRKLSLLVMDKNPFDCTCESILWFVTWLNSTNTTSVPDLSDQYMCNTPLAYFKHSIMHFDTLSCRDNTPFYALYLLSSTTVLMLMVTALLVRFHGWRIQFYWNVLVSRTLGFSNASVEEGREFEFDAYIIHAERDTRWVEREMVPLENENCKFYLEDRDAVAGVSVLQSIMENMKRSRKIVFVVTESLLRDPWCRQFKAQQALHQVIEASRDSVVLVFLQDVHDYKLSRTLYLRRGMLRPCCILDWPEDKDRVPAFRQKLLIALGMTNRFRD
- the tlr3 gene encoding toll-like receptor 3 isoform X1 translates to MKRFLQTDFSLERHKRLKSSPREKDRKVVMMREKDQVFEAMCSPRSLHFTWIVIGCYFLTRPQHCLAYQKKTSCQVQDGRADCSHLSLSAIPPYLPGNISSLDMSHNRLLKIPPASLSPYQGLLHLDVSYNSVTKLDEGLCQTLPLLQTLNTKHNEVHLLKEADLSHCTSLIWLNMASNRLKLQGEPFSALKNLKSLDVSMNKLVSAKLSSQPQLPNLVTLNLAFNDFTALKKDDFSFLENSALLQVLNLSSVPLKTLEPGCLQSISGLHTLILDGSKMGVHVLSKLCSELSATSIDALSLQKMNLVTLPNMTFEGLQKANLTFLDLSQNSLGKIEEGTFRWLPRLQALVLTDNKIKHVTKATFQGLKSLTKLTMTKALVKSQASATPIIDDFSFQMLSALESLMLQHTALREITEHTFTGLTSLKELDMSWCSCISLRSISDKTLLSLAGSPLRRLNLTATAMAHINPRSFSVLRNLTTLLLDFNFIQQTLNGKEFEGLGQIQEIHLSNNHWKIQLNSASFINVPNLRVLTLGKSLNSTTLNLDPSPFQSLSNLTYLDLSNNNIANIRESMLKGLGNLKVLKLQHNNLARLWKDANPGGPVLYLKGAEMLTTLWMDNNGLDEIPQEALRGLTNLRELSLSNNLLDSLKDSVFDDLKSLQILRLQKNMITAVKPEVFRTPMRKLSLLVMDKNPFDCTCESILWFVTWLNSTNTTSVPDLSDQYMCNTPLAYFKHSIMHFDTLSCRDNTPFYALYLLSSTTVLMLMVTALLVRFHGWRIQFYWNVLVSRTLGFSNASVEEGREFEFDAYIIHAERDTRWVEREMVPLENENCKFYLEDRDAVAGVSVLQSIMENMKRSRKIVFVVTESLLRDPWCRQFKAQQALHQVIEASRDSVVLVFLQDVHDYKLSRTLYLRRGMLRPCCILDWPEDKDRVPAFRQKLLIALGMTNRFRD